The following proteins are encoded in a genomic region of Glycine soja cultivar W05 chromosome 17, ASM419377v2, whole genome shotgun sequence:
- the LOC114392209 gene encoding probable receptor-like protein kinase At1g80640, with the protein MKTKLLLLMLLMLLLILHKPTWFLASAYPLAPSPQVPPFSPFPTSMSASSPGIVMGAEQQHMDSHKKMVIAVAVASTSLGAVILCVLCIWIYYTKYPSKSKGKNVQRSDAEKGLASSPFLSKFSSIKLVGKKGCVPIIDYKQIEKATGNFKEINILGKGGFGCVYKAHLDDNLDVAVKKLHCENQYAEQEFENEVDLLSKIQHPNVISLLGCSSNEDTRIIVYELMHNGSLETQLHGPSHGSALTWHLRIKIALDTARGLKYLHEHCYPPVIHRDLKSSNILLDTKFNAKLSDFGLAITNGSQNKNNLKLSGTLGYVAPEYLLDGKLTDKSDVYAFGVVLLELLLGKKPVEKLAQAQCQSIVTLAMPQLTDRSKLPNIVDPVIKNTMDPKHLYQVAAVAVLCVQPEPSYRPLIADVLHSLIPLVPVELGGTLKVSQLPKQVLPADPPEDSSQ; encoded by the exons ATGAAAACgaagcttcttcttcttatgcttctcatgctcctccttattctCCACAAACCAACTTGGTTTCTTGCCTCTGCATACCCTCTTGCTCCCTCTCCTCAAGTTCCTCCCTTTTCTCCATTTCCCACTTCAATGTCTGCTTCCTCTCCAG GAATTGTGATGGGGGCTGAACAGCAACACATGGATTCGCACAAGAAAATGGTAATTGCTGTTGCTGTTGCCAGCACTTCACTTGGTGCAGTCATTTTGTGTGTGTTGTGCATCTGGATTTACTACACCAAATACCCTTCAAAATCCAAAGGGAAAAACGTTCAAAGATCAG ATGCTGAGAAAGGGCTAGCTTCATCACCATTTTTGAGTAAATTCAGCTCTATAAAGCTGGTTGGTAAGAAAGGGTGTGTTCCAATAATTGACTATAAGCAAATAGAAAAAGCCACCGGAAATTTCAAGGAAATTAACATCTTGGGCAAGGGAGGTTTTGGATGCGTTTACAAGGCTCATTTGGATGATAATTTGGATGTTGCGGTTAAAAAATTGCACTGTGAAAATCAGTATGCTGAGCAAGAATTTGAG AACGAGGTGGATTTGTTAAGTAAAATTCAACATCCAAATGTGATTTCTCTGCTGGGTTGTAGCAGTAATGAGGATACAAGGATTATTGTCTATGAGTTGATGCATAATGGATCATTGGAAACTCAATTACATG gACCTTCTCATGGCTCAGCATTGACTTGGCATTTGAGGATCAAAATTGCTCTTGACACAGCAAG GGGATTAAAATATCTACATGAGCACTGTTACCCTCCGGTGATCCATAGAGATCTGAAATCTTCTAATATTCTTTTAGATACAAAGTTCAATGCCAAG CTTTCTGATTTTGGTCTTGCCATAACCAATGGGTCCCAGAACAAGAACAACCTCAAGCTTTCAGGAACGTTGGGTTACGTTGCCCCGGAGTATCTTTTAGATG GTAAATTGACTGATAAAAGTGATGTATATGCTTTTGGAGTTGTGCTTCTGGAGCTTCTATTGGGAAAGAAGCCTGTGGAAAAACTAGCACAAGCTCAATGCCAATCTATTGTCACATTG GCCATGCCACAGCTCACAGACAGATCTAAGCTTCCAAACATTGTGGATCCTGTAATTAAGAATACAATGGACCCCAAGCACTTATACCAG GTTGCTGCTGTGGCTGTGCTATGTGTGCAACCAGAGCCAAGTTACCGTCCACTGATTGCAGATGTTCTTCACTCACTGATCCCTCTTGTGCCAGTAGAGCTTGGAGGAACACTCAAAGTTTCACAACTGCCAAAACAAGTCTTACCTGCTGACCCACCTGAGGATTCTAGTCAATGA